In Pseudobdellovibrionaceae bacterium, the genomic stretch TTCGCATTCGGCAAAGAGATCGCCGGACATCCCCAGCTGACGCCCAAACGACCGTAAGGTTTCTTCGTTTTATAGTTCTGACTTTTCGGAAAGTCGGGCGAAGCGTACGGGGCTCCGTGCATGACGATGTCACGATTGTAGGCCTGATCGTTCGAACCTTGCAGTCCGTACATCCGTAGGGTCGATCCGTATTGACCGTTGTAAGGCTCGCCCAGGATGTAAATCCCAAGCGATGATTGGCGTGAATCCTTGATGTTACTGAATTTGTAAGCGTAAAGCTCGCCGGTGTTTTTCCCGTGCGTGACTTGCACTTTCGTCACTTTCGCCGTGGGCAGGTGGATGATGTACAGGCGCTCGTTCACCGAGGGCTGGCGGAAGTCGACGATCAAAAGATAGGGGTGATCGGTCAGCGTGACTTCTTTCGAAGAGCGGCTGCGCTTGTTTTCTTCGCAGGGGCGAACGCTGCCTTCGGGTTTATCCGAGCAGGTATAGACATCCTGCTGGAACGTACGGCCCATGTTTTCCGAGCGGAATTTCAACGCGCGTTCCAGAAGCTCGGCGGGAACGCCCTGTTCGAGGATCTGGGTTCTTTTCGCGTCGTCAATCTGCGAGTTGGTCTCGGCCGGCGCGAGGGTTCCCCAGCCGCAGAAAACCGACAACAAGACAGACGATAGGGACAAAACGCGGCGAGGCCGGGTGCTCAGATTCAACATGATGCTCCTCCAGGCCGGTTGCGCACCGGCCGAGCAGAGCGATGAAAGATCCGCGCCAGCTTATTCGTAGCGGTTATAGTGGTAAATGATGACCGTGACGTCGGGATCGGCGGTGTAGGTCTTATCCATGTGACGGATGTTTTTGATCGCGTCGTCGACGAAGATGACCTTTTTGAAGGGACGGCTTTGGCGTTCTTGGAATTGCTGAAGGATGAAACCTTTGTTGCGTCCGGCCGCGTAGGTCACGCCCTCTTTGAAGACCAAGTCTTCACCCTTCGGAAACTTCACGTTGAAGTCCGCCGCGGCGTCGAAGGGGTTGCCGTTGAACACGATCCCGTTGCGGGTCAGCTCGCGTTCGGTCGCTTTCATCAAGTTCACGGCGCGCGCGGTGAGTGCCAAAGTCGGAAAGCCTTTTTTCTGGAGGGCGGCGATGTGCGCGGGCACTTCTTTTTCGGTCAGCTCGGCGGGGCAACGATTCGCCATCTTCAGCCAACCCGCGAATCCTTTGGACTCACCTTCCGGCAGGCAGTCTTGAACGATGAGGAGCGTCTTGTCGATATCGAACGCGACGAGGATTTCTTCGGCGCGCTCGTCGTTCGCCAACGCGAGGATCTCTTGCGTGATCTTGGCGAAGTCGTCGGTGGTATGGATTTCGGTGCGGGCTTGGGCCAGAGTCGAGAAAGCGAGCAGCAGGCCAAAGATCGGTCCAAAGGTCAGACGCATGAATTCCCCCTATCGAGATGGCCCCCGTTTACCCAATCCCGGCCCTGAAGCAAGCCTCCAGAGCGGGATTGCCGGCCTTTTCAATGACGCGCGCCGAATTTATTCAGAAATCATGTCGATTCCGTCAGGTTTACGGGCGGTTCCGAAACGTTTGGCGATGCGCCGGGACTCCAGGTCCACCTCTACGATCTCGTGATCAAGCATGGCGGCCACGAAGGCCCGGCGGGGGCTCGGCACCACGAGTCCGATGGGTTGACGTCCCACGGGCAGGCTCCACTCGAGGCTCAGATCGGACGCGCGGTAAACCAGCATCAATCCCTCGGCCGAAGAGTTCACGATCAAGCGAGAACCGTCGGGCGTGGGAATGACCCGCACCGGTGACTTCGGCGTGGGGGCGGTCGCGACCACCTTCAGGGTGACGGTGTCGATCTTCGCGATGAAGCCGCCCAAGACCGAGCTGGCGTAAACGAAGCGTGCGTCGGGCGACAACGAGATCCCTTCGGTGCCGGGCCCGACGGGGATCTGCGCCAAGATGCGGCCGCTTGCGATGTCGATGGCGGTCACGCTGCCCGCGGCGAAGTTCGAGGTGTAGGCACGGGTTTCGTCCGTCGAGACGACGACCATATGCGAGCCCGCCTGCGCCGTCGGCAGCGTGCGCAAAACGCGACCGGTGGGCACATCGAACACGATCACTTTTTCTTGGGCTTCGCAGGTGACGTAAAGTCGTCGCCCGTCCGCACTTTCGGCCATGCCGTGGGGAGCGCAGTCGGCCTCGTCCAAATTGAACGCGACGGCGTCTTCGGGCTGATCACCACGTACGATCGTGACCGTGCGCCCGGGAACGTTGGTCGGGGCTTCGCTGCGGACGTGATCTTTACCGTAGTTCGTCACGGCGATGTGACCGCCCTTGCGGCTGATCAGAACTTCGTGCGGTAGAAAACCGAGAGGGAATTCGCGTTCGAGTCGTCCCGTCGCGGAGTTGAAGAGTTGCAGGACCGCGTCCTGTTTGCTGACGACCGCGAGCGACGGAGCCGCCTGCGCGATGCGCGCGCCGAAGACGACCGGTGTCGAAAATGAAAAGCCGCACATGAGTCCCAGAATCCAACCGTTCAGTTTCAAAGACATAAGACCTCCTGGGCCCGGGTTCTAGCGGGCGCGGGGACTTTGGACTAAGGCTTCTTCGGACTGGGATTCATTCCGCAAGGTTATGGATCAAGACCTCATTCAACGTCCGCACGGCACGTGAGGCTTCGCCACCGCGACGGCGCACGACCTTGAGGTCGAAGACGAATTTTTCCCCGGGGAGGGCATCGGCCAAACGTTTTGCCCGCAAATCCTCGCGGACTAAAAACTCGGGCAGGATGGAAACGCCCTGGCCGCGCAAGACGAGTTCACGGTGCAGTCCAAGATGATTCGACGAGATGTGGATGCGCGCTTTCGGGTAACGACGCCGCAGCTTTTCGACCGTCGGGAATTTTTGATTTCCGCGATCGTCGATTTCACGCGATCCGATGAAGCGGGACAGGGTTTCGGCGTTTCGCCTTTCGCCGCGCGCGACCACCAGACGGAAAGGGACCGGATACCTCTCTTCGATTTCGAGATTTCCGGGAAGCGGCGGCATGTGGAAGAAGTACCCCACGTCGAGTTTTCCGGCCGAGAGCATCTGCAGAAGTTCGGTCGCCGTCGCGGTGTAGACGTTCGGGTTCAAAGCGGGATGAGTCACCCGCAGTTGCGCGATCGCTTCCGGCAAAAGGCCTGCGGCGACGGGTTCCGCGGCGGCGATGTTCAGGTCACCGGTCAGTTCCGCGTTACGGACCTCGAGCTGCCCCAACTTCTCGATTTCGTCAAAGATCGTTTGGCTGTGACGGAAGACCAGCTGCCCGAAGTCGGTCAGGGCTTTGCCGCGCCCGGCCTTCACGAAAAGCGGGCGCCCGAGCTGGTCCTCGAGATTTTTGATCATCTTGCTGACGACGGGCTGTTGCACATGAAGCCGGTCGGCGGCGCGACCCACTCCGCCTTCGACGACGGCGAAATAGAAGTATTTGAGGTGTCCCAGTTCCA encodes the following:
- a CDS encoding murein L,D-transpeptidase catalytic domain family protein gives rise to the protein MLNLSTRPRRVLSLSSVLLSVFCGWGTLAPAETNSQIDDAKRTQILEQGVPAELLERALKFRSENMGRTFQQDVYTCSDKPEGSVRPCEENKRSRSSKEVTLTDHPYLLIVDFRQPSVNERLYIIHLPTAKVTKVQVTHGKNTGELYAYKFSNIKDSRQSSLGIYILGEPYNGQYGSTLRMYGLQGSNDQAYNRDIVMHGAPYASPDFPKSQNYKTKKPYGRLGVSWGCPAISLPNAKKWFPILKNGALIYHAHPELETGAQNGREVMGTNPEAAAE
- a CDS encoding beta-propeller fold lactonase family protein; this translates as MSLKLNGWILGLMCGFSFSTPVVFGARIAQAAPSLAVVSKQDAVLQLFNSATGRLEREFPLGFLPHEVLISRKGGHIAVTNYGKDHVRSEAPTNVPGRTVTIVRGDQPEDAVAFNLDEADCAPHGMAESADGRRLYVTCEAQEKVIVFDVPTGRVLRTLPTAQAGSHMVVVSTDETRAYTSNFAAGSVTAIDIASGRILAQIPVGPGTEGISLSPDARFVYASSVLGGFIAKIDTVTLKVVATAPTPKSPVRVIPTPDGSRLIVNSSAEGLMLVYRASDLSLEWSLPVGRQPIGLVVPSPRRAFVAAMLDHEIVEVDLESRRIAKRFGTARKPDGIDMISE
- a CDS encoding DUF2608 domain-containing protein — its product is MRLTFGPIFGLLLAFSTLAQARTEIHTTDDFAKITQEILALANDERAEEILVAFDIDKTLLIVQDCLPEGESKGFAGWLKMANRCPAELTEKEVPAHIAALQKKGFPTLALTARAVNLMKATERELTRNGIVFNGNPFDAAADFNVKFPKGEDLVFKEGVTYAAGRNKGFILQQFQERQSRPFKKVIFVDDAIKNIRHMDKTYTADPDVTVIIYHYNRYE
- a CDS encoding LysR family transcriptional regulator, yielding MRPLVELGHLKYFYFAVVEGGVGRAADRLHVQQPVVSKMIKNLEDQLGRPLFVKAGRGKALTDFGQLVFRHSQTIFDEIEKLGQLEVRNAELTGDLNIAAAEPVAAGLLPEAIAQLRVTHPALNPNVYTATATELLQMLSAGKLDVGYFFHMPPLPGNLEIEERYPVPFRLVVARGERRNAETLSRFIGSREIDDRGNQKFPTVEKLRRRYPKARIHISSNHLGLHRELVLRGQGVSILPEFLVREDLRAKRLADALPGEKFVFDLKVVRRRGGEASRAVRTLNEVLIHNLAE